A stretch of Metabacillus sp. FJAT-52054 DNA encodes these proteins:
- the sspJ gene encoding small acid-soluble spore protein SspJ produces MGIFGKDNKSEKQSHQSQNDGQALQSALSDAEQALQGDPLKEAVEKKKNNHR; encoded by the coding sequence ATGGGTATTTTTGGTAAAGACAACAAATCAGAAAAGCAATCGCACCAAAGCCAAAACGATGGCCAGGCTCTTCAATCTGCTCTTTCAGATGCAGAACAGGCGCTGCAAGGCGATCCTTTGAAAGAAGCAGTTGAGAAAAAGAAAAATAACCACCGTTAA
- a CDS encoding MerR family transcriptional regulator, with amino-acid sequence MNKFKIDDAARETGLTKRTIRYYEELGLIKEPERTDGGTRLYSEDDIERLKKVVLAKDILGFSLQELQDFVKLREKIQHHREDYRNSSDTSKRREELEHIAAGLSEQIFMIDKKMERMQDFRNEISQLQDKAAQLLKE; translated from the coding sequence ATGAATAAGTTTAAGATTGATGATGCAGCAAGAGAAACAGGCCTGACCAAAAGGACCATTCGTTATTATGAAGAGCTGGGTTTGATTAAAGAGCCTGAAAGAACAGATGGCGGTACCCGTCTGTATAGTGAGGATGACATTGAACGGTTAAAAAAAGTCGTGCTCGCAAAAGATATCCTTGGTTTTTCCCTTCAGGAGCTTCAGGACTTTGTAAAGCTCCGTGAAAAAATTCAGCACCATCGCGAGGATTACCGCAATTCAAGTGATACTTCAAAACGAAGAGAGGAACTCGAGCATATTGCAGCCGGGCTATCCGAACAAATCTTCATGATTGATAAAAAAATGGAACGGATGCAGGATTTCAGAAATGAGATTTCACAGCTTCAGGACAAAGCAGCACAACTTTTGAAAGAGTAA